From the Kribbella sp. CA-293567 genome, the window GCGCAGGCGGTCGACGCCCGGAAGCTGGTCGGTCAGGCGATGGGGATCCTGATGGAGCGCTTCGATGTCGACGGCGATCGGGCGTTCGCGATCCTGAAGCGCTACTCGCAGGACACCAACACCAAACTTCGCGACGTGGCCCAGCAGTTGATCGACACCCGCAAGCTTCCGCACTGATCGGTTCGGCGCGGCGACGGTAGGGTCGTGGCGTGGGAGGTACGGCGGGGACGGGGGCTTGGCGGCCGTTGGGTGGGCCGTCCCAGCAGGTTGCGTTGGAGATCCTGCTGGACGGGCCGTTGTCGAGGGCCGAGCTGGCTCGGCGGGTGGAGCTGTCGGCCGGGAGCCTGACCCGGTTGACGAAGCCGATGGTGGAGTCGGGGCTGCTGGTCGAGGTGGCGGGTGGCCCGGCCGATCCCCGGGTGGGGCGGCCTTCGCAGCCGTTGGACATCGTGCCGGCTTCGCACCACTTCGTCGGGGTGAAGCTGACCGGGGACGCGGCGCTGGGGGTGTTGACCACACTGCGGGCCGAGGTGATCGCCACCGAGGAGCGGGTGCTGCCGGACCACTCCCCCGAGGCGGTGGCCGAGCTGGTGGTGGAGATCGCGCGTTCGCTGGGTGCCGGGCGGCCGAGGATCACCGGGCTCGGGATCAGTCTCGGCGGGCACGTCGACGCTACCGGCGACGTACTGCACGGTGACTTCCTCGGCTGGGAGGACGTGAAGTTCCAGCAGCTCGTCGCTGACCGGACCGACGCCCAGGTGGTCGTCGCCAACGACGTCACCGCCGTCACCGAGGCGATCCACTGGTTCGGTGCCGGCCGCGGGATCAGCCGGTTCTGCCTGCTCACCATCGGTGCGGGGGTCGGCTACGGGCTGGTCGTCCACGACAAGCTGGTCGACACGACGGAGGCCGGGCTCGGTCTGATCGGCCACGTCCAGCTCGACCCGAACGGCCCCCGCTGCGAGCGCGGCCACCGCGGCTGCGCCGACTCGATGCTCACCACAGCGGCGATCACCAGCCAGGTCGGCCAGGCTCTGGGCCGCCCGGTCGGGTACGACGAATGTCTCGACCTGGCCGCCGGCGGTGATCCCGAGGCACGTCGCGTGGTCGGCGCCGCGGGACACGCTCTCGGCCGGCTCATCGCGGCCGCTTGCAACTTCACCATGCCCGAGGTGGTCATGCTCGGCGGCGAAGGCGTCCGGCTGGCCGCTGTCGCTCAGGACGAACTTCAGGCGGGCCTCCGGGCCGACCGCCACCCTGCGGCCGTCCCGCCACCGGTCGTCCTGCAGGACGCGTCCTTCACTCAGTGGGCCCGCGGCGCCGCCGTGATCGCCATCCAGACCTTCGTCCTCGGCAAGTAGGCACCTGCGCCTGACGTCACGCGCCCAGCCCTCGGCTGGTCGAGAGCGGCGATGAGACCGCTGAACCAGCCGAGGAGTCAGTGCGGGCGACAGCTCAGCTGAACTGTCCGGCCACGTAGTCGCCGGCCGGCTGGCGGGTGATCACGTTGAGCCGGTTGAAGCTGTTGATCAGAGCGATCTGCGACACCAGCGCGAAGAGCTGCTCCTCGTCGTAGTGCTTGGCCGCGTTGGCCCAAACCTCGTCCGAGACCCCGCCACTGGCGTCGGCGAGGCGGGTGCCCTCTTCGGCCAACTCCAGCGCGGCGCGCTCGGCCTCGGTGAAGCAGGTGGCCTCGCGCCACGCTGCCACCAGGTTGAGCCGCAGCTGCGACTCACCGGCGGCGACGGCGTCCTTGATGTGCATGTCGGTGCAGAAACCGCAGCCGTTGATCTGGCTGCAGCGCAGGTTCACCAACTCGAGTGTCAGGTAGGGCACGGTCGACCCGCCGACCACCTTGGCCGCGGAGACGAGGTGCTTCATCAGCTTGCCCGCGGCCGGAGAACTGAAGACGTTCAGACGCGCATCCATGGCTGGACTCCTCTGTCGGATTCGGATGTACACACTTACGACAGAACAACGCGGCGGAGTGTGACTCCCGGCGGGCGTGATCTACGTCTCCCGCGCCGGAGCGCGGTCCGGGACTCGGCCGAAAGGACGAGCCGGACGACGCGGCGTCGTACCAGGGTCGTACGTGGCGGTGGGACAACATCCGACCGCGAAACGATGTGGCGACCGTTGCCGGAAACAACAATGAACGGCATGAACCTGGTGCAGCGCCCGACCCGCCCCTTCGTGGGGCTGGCAGAGGCCGTGGTCGACCTGTCGGCCGTCAGGGACAACGTACAAACCCTGCACAAGCGCATTCGGCCCGGCACCGAGATCATGGCGGTCGTCAAGGCCGATGCCTTCGGCCACGGCGCGATCCAGGTCGCCCGGGCCGCCGTCGAGGCGGGCGCGACCTGGCTCGGCGTCGCTCGCGCCGACGAGGCTCTGCAACTGCGCGCCGCCGGCCTGACCGAACCCATCCTGATCTGGCTGTACGACGCGAGCGAACTGCTGCTCCTGTCCGACATCGACGTCAGCGTCTCCACGGTCGCCGAACTGCAGCAGGCCGTCTCGGCCCCGAACGTGCGGCACGTGCACCTCAAGCTCGACACCGGCATGCATCGTGGCGGCAGCGCGCCCGGCCAGTGGATCGAGCTGACCCGAGCCGCGGCCCACTACGAGGCACTCGGCGCCGTCAAGGTTCGAGGCATCTGGTCCCATCTGTCCCATGGCGACGAGCCGGACGCCACGCACAGCAAGAAGCAGCTCGCGCTCCTGCGCACCGGGGTCAGCCTGGCTCGCCGCGCAGGTCTGGACCCCGAGGTGATCCACCTGGCGAACTCGGCCGGCGCGCTCACCCTGGATGCCCCGGACTGCAACCTGGTCCGGATCGGCGCCGGGCTGTTCGGTATCGACGAGGCCGGTGCCGGCCTGCGGCAGCCGATGCGGCTCGTCACCAAGGTCGCCCAGGTTCGCCGGATCCCAGCCGGCGAAGGCGTTTCGTACGGGCACGACTTCGTGGCCGAGCGGGACACCACCGTCGCGCTGATCCCGATCGGGTACGCCGACGGCGTCCCGCGGACCGCGTCCGGCCGGGCGAGCGTACTGGTCCGGGGTGTCCGGCTGCCGGTGATCGGCCGGATCACGATGGACCAGTTCGTCGTCGACGCCGGTGACCTGGCGATCGAGCCCGGTACGCCGGTCGTGGTCTTCGGCAACGGTGACGCCGGCGAACCGGTCACCGAGGACTGGGCCGAGTGGGCCGGAACCATTCCACACGAGATCTACTGCGGGCTCGGTTCCCGGGTCCCGCGCCGTTACGTCGAGGGGACGAGTTCGTGAAGGTCGTCGTGATCAGTGGCGGAGCCAGCCCGGAGCACCAGGTCTCGCTGGCCAGTGGGCGCGGGATCGCCAAGGCAGCGGAGCTGTCCGGGCACACCGTCGTACCGCTGGTGATCGATGCCTCAGGCAACTGGCAGGACGGTCAGCACGAGGCGATCGCGTTGCTGCAGGACAGCGACGTGGCGATCCCCGCCCTGCACGGCGAAGGCGGGGAGGACGGCGTCATCCAGGGTTTCCTGGAACAACTGCGCGTCCCGTACGTCGGCAGCGGCGTGGCAGCCAGCGCGGTCGGGCTCGACAAGCACCTGACCAAGGCCGTACTGCGCGCGCACGGCATCCCGGTCACCCCGGGCATCACCGTGCGCGGCGCGGATCTTCGCGACACCGAAGCGGTCGTCCAGCGACTCAAGGCGGTCGGCATCGAGTTTCCGGTCTTCGTCAAGCCAGGCAGTGGCGGCTCGAGCTTCGGGGTCGCGCGGGCCACTGACCTGCAGTCGCTGGCTGCCGCCCTGGCCGTCGCGGCCGAACTGGATCCGCAGGTCCTGGTGGAGCAGGAGGTCCAGGGTCGTGAGATCGACCTGGCGGTGATGGAGTTCCCCGACGGCAGAGTCGACGTCGCGCCCGCGCTGGAGATCCATGCCGATCCGGACCAGCCCTTCTTCAACGCGGCCGCCAAGTACGACAGCGGCCGGACGCGATTCGTCGTACCGGCACCGTTGGAGGCCGCGCTGGCCGAGCGGCTTCGGCGAACGGCGCTGGAGGTGTTCGAGGCACTCGGCTGCCGAGGTCTTGCCCGGGTCGACTTCTTCGTGCCGGCCGACGGCAACCCGCTGGTCAACGAGATCAACACCTTCCCCGGCTTCACGCCCGCGTCGCAGTTCCCGCGCATGTGGGCAGCGGCCGGCCTCTCGTACGCCGACGTGATCGAGACCCTGCTGACCACCGCTGCCCGGAAGAAGGCCGCATGACCGTCCTGCTGAGTGACGAGCGCATCACCCGGCTGCCGGCCATCGACAGCGGTGAACCGCTGGTCGACCTCCACACCCGCGGCATCTCCGCCCAGGGCCGCCAGTTCGTCCGGGAGAGTTTGGCCGACCGACTCGCGGTCGCCGACAGCTTCCTGCCCGCGGGCGTCCGGCTGCACGTCGTCGAGGGACTGCGCGCGATCGAGAGCCAGCAGGAGATCTACCACAGCTACTTGTCCGAACTGCGAGCCCTGAACCCCGGCATCTCCGACGCCGAGACGCACGTCCTCGCAAGCCGGTTCGTGTCACCGGTGGAGGTCGCCCCGCACGTCGCGGGCGCGGCGGTGGACCTGACGCTGATGGGCGAGCACGGCCCGTTCGACCTCGGTACGCCGATCGACGCGACTCCCGAGCAGAGCAACGGCGCCTGTTTCTTCGACGCCACCAACATCAGCCGGGAGGCCCGGACGAACCGTTCCCTGCTGGCCGATGTGCTGGCCTCGGCCGGCTTGGTCAACTACCCCACAGAGTGGTGGCACTGGTCCTTCGGCGACCGCTACTGGGCCTTCGTCGAAGGTCGTGACCACGCCATCTACGGGCCCGCGAACCGCGATGAAGTGGCCGGGCTGGTCGCCGGCGCCAGTTGGTAGCTGCGGGCTATCACGTCATAGGGAGGTTTGCTTTGACGCCTTGCTGACCGCCCGGGACAGTCGAGGTATGACGACCGAAGTCATCCCCCCTGCCTCCGTCCCGGCCCCCGGGCGAGCCGTGCGTGTTCGTGGGATCGCGGCCGGGTTGCGCGGTCTGCGTGGCGCGCTGATCCCGATTCTCCATGCGGTGCAGGAGGAACTCGGCTACGTCGACCAGACCGACATCGCCGTGATCGCCGACGTGCTCAACCTGGCGGTGGCCGAGGTCCATGGTGTCGTCACCTTCTACCGCGACTTCCGGCGCGAGCCGGCCGGCCGGACCACCGTGCGGATCTGCCAGGCCGAGGCCTGCCGATCGGTCGGCGCGGAAGAGCTTGCCGCGCACGTGAAACGGCGGACAGGGGCTGGGTTCGGGGAGACGACGTACGACCGCCGGCTGACCGTCGACGAGGTCTTCTGTCTCGGCAACTGTGCTCTGGGGCCGGCGGTTCAGGTGAGCGGCAAACTGCACGGCCGGGTCACGCCGGCCCGGCTGGACGCACTGCTCGGGGAAGCGCGATGAGAGTCTTCGTACCGCGCGACGCAGCGGCCCGGTCGGTCGGCGCGGACGAGGTCGCCGAGCGGATCGTGACCGCGACTGCCGGCCGGGACGTCGAAGTGGTTCGCAACGGTTCGCGGGGCATGTTGTGGCTCGAACCGCTGGTCGAGGTGGAGACGACGGACGGGCGGGTCGGCTACGGGCCGGTCGTTCCGGAAGACGTCGACGGGCTGATCGCGGGCGGGATGCTCGACGGTCTGGGGGCGAGTCTCGGACTGGTGGAGGAGCTGCCCTGGATGCGGCGGCAGCAGCGGTTGACGTTCGCACGGGTCGGGGTGATCGACCCGCGGTCCGGTGACGACCACACGGAACACCAAGGAAACAAGGGACTTCGGGCCGCACTGGCGATGTCACCGGCCGACGTGGTGGAGGCGGTCGTCGCGAGCGGCCTGCGGGGACGCGGCGGTGCCGGCTTCCCGACCGGGATCAAGTGGCGCACGGTGCTCGGCGCGGAGTCGGACCAGAAGTTCGTCTGCTGCAACGCCGACGAGGGCGACTCGGGCACGTTCGCCGACCGGATGCTGATCGAGGGTGATCCGTTCACGCTGATCGAGGGCATGACGATCGCCGCGTACGCCGTCGGCGCCACCGAAGGCTACGTGTACCTGCGCTCGGAGTACCCCGACGCCGTCGAGGCGCTCGACGCCGCCATCCGTACCGCCCGCGAGAGCGGCTGGCTCGGGCCGGACATCCTCGGCTCGGGTCTGGACTTCGACCTGCACGTCCGGGTCGGCGCCGGTGCCTACATCTGCGGCGAGGAGACCTCGATGCTGGAGAGCCTCGAGGGCAAACGCGGGATGGTCCGGGCCAAGCCGCCGATCCCTGCCCTGGAAGGGCTCTTCGGCCGGCCGACCGTCGTCAACAACGTGTTGTCACTGGCCACGATCCCGACCATCCTGGCGAACGGTGCCGCGGCCTACGCGGCATACGGAACCGGCCGGTCGCTCGGCACCAACGTCTTCCAGCTGGGCGGCAACATCGCCCGTGGTGGCATCGTCGAGACCGCGTTCGGCATCACTCTGGGTGAGCTGGTCAACGAACTGGGCGGTGGTACGGCCACCCGGCGGCCGGTCCGCGCGGTCCAGGTCGGCGGGCCGCTCGGCGCCTATCTACCGGTCGAACAGTTCGGCCTGCCGATGGACTACGAGGCGTTCGCGGCCGCCGGCGCGATGGTCGGCCACGGCGGGATCGTGGTGTTCGACGAGACCGTCGACATGGCCGCGATGGCCCGGTTCGCCTTCGCGTTCTGCGCCGAGGAATCCTGCGGCAAGTGCACGCCCTGCCGGGTCGGCGCCGTCCGCGGCGTCGAGACGATCGACCGGATCCGCCGCGGCGAGGACCGCCGACAGAACCTGGTCCTGCTCGACGACCTGTGCGACCTGATGACCGACGGCTCGCTGTGCGCGATGGGCGGCCTCACCCCGCTGCCGGTACGCAGCGCCGTCCGCCACTTCGGAAAGGACTTCGGTCTGTATGACGCTCCTCAAGGAACCTGACTTCGGTACGCCGGCCCGCGACGGCGAGCCCACTGTCACGCTCACCATCGACGGCGTGGGCGTCGCCGTCCCACCCGGTACGTCGGTGATGCGCGCGGCCAAGCAGGCCGGACTCGACATCCCCAAACTGTGTGCCACCGACAGCCTGGAGGCCTTCGGGTCCTGCCGGCTCTGCATCGTCGAGATCGACGGCGCCCGTGGCACCCCCGCCTCCTGCACGACGCCCGTCGCGCCCGGCATGGTGGTGCGCACCCAGAACGAGAAGCTGGGCAAGCTGCGCCGGGGCGTGATGGAGCTCTACATCTCCGACCACCCGCTGGACTGCCTGACCTGCTCGGCCAACGGTGACTGCGAGTTGCAGGACATGGCCGGGGTCACCGGACTGCGCGAAGTACGGTACGGCGCCGGCGTCGACGCCGGCGCCAACCACCTCGACGCGCCGACCGACAGCTCCAACCCCTACTTCGACTTCGACGCCTCGAAGTGCATCGCCTGCTCGCGCTGCGTCCGCGCCTGTGACGAGGTCCAGGGCACGCTGGCGCTGACGATCGAGGGCCGCGGTTTCGACTCCAAGATCGCGGCCGGCGCGGGCGTCTCCTTCATGGAGTCGGACTGCGTGTCGTGCGGCGCCTGCGTACAGGCGTGCCCGACGGCGACCCTGCAGGAGAAGACCGTCATCCAGCTCGGGATGCCGACCCGCTCGGTCGTCACCACCTGCGCGTACTGCGGCGTCGGCTGCTCCTTCAAGGCCGAGCTGCGGGGTGACGAGCTGGTCCGGATGGTGCCGTACAAGGACGGTGGCGCGAACGAGGGCCACTCGTGCGTCAAGGGCCGGTTCGCCTTCGGCTACGCGAGTCACCCGGACCGGGTGCTGGAGCCGATGGTCCGCGCCGCGATCACCGACCCCTGGCGGAAGGTCTCGTGGGACGAGGCGATCGGTTTCACCGCGCGCCGGCTGCGCGAGATCCAGACGGAGTACGGGCAGGGCTCGATCGGCGCGATCACCTCGTCGCGGACCACGAACGAGGAGGTGTACGCGGTCCAGAAGATGGTCCGGGCCGTGTTCGGCAACAACAACGTCGACACCTGCGCCCGGGTCTGTCACTCGCCCACGGGGTACGGGCTGAAGCAGACCTTCGGTGAGTCGGCCGGTACGCAGGACTTCAAGTCGGTCGAGAAGTCCGACGTGATCCTGCTGATCGGCGCGAACCCGACCGACGGGCATCCGGTGTTCGCGTCCCGGATGAAGAAGCGGCTGCGGCAGGGCGCGAAGCTGATCGTGATCGACCCACGGCGGATCGACCTGGTCCGGTCGCCGCACATCGAGGCCGCCCACCATCTGCAGCTGGCGCCGGGCACGAATGTCGCCGTGGTCAACGCGATCGCGCACGTCGTGGTCACCGAAGGGCTGGTCGACCGGGCTTTCGTCGAGCAGCGGTGCGAGGACTTCGGGCAGTGGGAGACCTTCATCGCGCAGCCGGAGCACAGCCCGGAGGCGGTCGCGTCGATCACCGGCGTCGATGCCGGGGAACTACGCGCGGCGGCCCGGCTGTTCGCGACCGGCGGGAACGGCGCCATCTACTACGGTCTCGGCGTCACCGAGCACAGTCAGGGA encodes:
- a CDS encoding ROK family transcriptional regulator; the protein is MGGTAGTGAWRPLGGPSQQVALEILLDGPLSRAELARRVELSAGSLTRLTKPMVESGLLVEVAGGPADPRVGRPSQPLDIVPASHHFVGVKLTGDAALGVLTTLRAEVIATEERVLPDHSPEAVAELVVEIARSLGAGRPRITGLGISLGGHVDATGDVLHGDFLGWEDVKFQQLVADRTDAQVVVANDVTAVTEAIHWFGAGRGISRFCLLTIGAGVGYGLVVHDKLVDTTEAGLGLIGHVQLDPNGPRCERGHRGCADSMLTTAAITSQVGQALGRPVGYDECLDLAAGGDPEARRVVGAAGHALGRLIAAACNFTMPEVVMLGGEGVRLAAVAQDELQAGLRADRHPAAVPPPVVLQDASFTQWARGAAVIAIQTFVLGK
- a CDS encoding carboxymuconolactone decarboxylase family protein; this translates as MDARLNVFSSPAAGKLMKHLVSAAKVVGGSTVPYLTLELVNLRCSQINGCGFCTDMHIKDAVAAGESQLRLNLVAAWREATCFTEAERAALELAEEGTRLADASGGVSDEVWANAAKHYDEEQLFALVSQIALINSFNRLNVITRQPAGDYVAGQFS
- the alr gene encoding alanine racemase; translation: MNLVQRPTRPFVGLAEAVVDLSAVRDNVQTLHKRIRPGTEIMAVVKADAFGHGAIQVARAAVEAGATWLGVARADEALQLRAAGLTEPILIWLYDASELLLLSDIDVSVSTVAELQQAVSAPNVRHVHLKLDTGMHRGGSAPGQWIELTRAAAHYEALGAVKVRGIWSHLSHGDEPDATHSKKQLALLRTGVSLARRAGLDPEVIHLANSAGALTLDAPDCNLVRIGAGLFGIDEAGAGLRQPMRLVTKVAQVRRIPAGEGVSYGHDFVAERDTTVALIPIGYADGVPRTASGRASVLVRGVRLPVIGRITMDQFVVDAGDLAIEPGTPVVVFGNGDAGEPVTEDWAEWAGTIPHEIYCGLGSRVPRRYVEGTSS
- a CDS encoding D-alanine--D-alanine ligase family protein; the encoded protein is MKVVVISGGASPEHQVSLASGRGIAKAAELSGHTVVPLVIDASGNWQDGQHEAIALLQDSDVAIPALHGEGGEDGVIQGFLEQLRVPYVGSGVAASAVGLDKHLTKAVLRAHGIPVTPGITVRGADLRDTEAVVQRLKAVGIEFPVFVKPGSGGSSFGVARATDLQSLAAALAVAAELDPQVLVEQEVQGREIDLAVMEFPDGRVDVAPALEIHADPDQPFFNAAAKYDSGRTRFVVPAPLEAALAERLRRTALEVFEALGCRGLARVDFFVPADGNPLVNEINTFPGFTPASQFPRMWAAAGLSYADVIETLLTTAARKKAA
- a CDS encoding M15 family metallopeptidase, with protein sequence MTVLLSDERITRLPAIDSGEPLVDLHTRGISAQGRQFVRESLADRLAVADSFLPAGVRLHVVEGLRAIESQQEIYHSYLSELRALNPGISDAETHVLASRFVSPVEVAPHVAGAAVDLTLMGEHGPFDLGTPIDATPEQSNGACFFDATNISREARTNRSLLADVLASAGLVNYPTEWWHWSFGDRYWAFVEGRDHAIYGPANRDEVAGLVAGASW
- a CDS encoding NAD(P)H-dependent oxidoreductase subunit E, with protein sequence MTTEVIPPASVPAPGRAVRVRGIAAGLRGLRGALIPILHAVQEELGYVDQTDIAVIADVLNLAVAEVHGVVTFYRDFRREPAGRTTVRICQAEACRSVGAEELAAHVKRRTGAGFGETTYDRRLTVDEVFCLGNCALGPAVQVSGKLHGRVTPARLDALLGEAR
- a CDS encoding formate dehydrogenase beta subunit; the encoded protein is MRVFVPRDAAARSVGADEVAERIVTATAGRDVEVVRNGSRGMLWLEPLVEVETTDGRVGYGPVVPEDVDGLIAGGMLDGLGASLGLVEELPWMRRQQRLTFARVGVIDPRSGDDHTEHQGNKGLRAALAMSPADVVEAVVASGLRGRGGAGFPTGIKWRTVLGAESDQKFVCCNADEGDSGTFADRMLIEGDPFTLIEGMTIAAYAVGATEGYVYLRSEYPDAVEALDAAIRTARESGWLGPDILGSGLDFDLHVRVGAGAYICGEETSMLESLEGKRGMVRAKPPIPALEGLFGRPTVVNNVLSLATIPTILANGAAAYAAYGTGRSLGTNVFQLGGNIARGGIVETAFGITLGELVNELGGGTATRRPVRAVQVGGPLGAYLPVEQFGLPMDYEAFAAAGAMVGHGGIVVFDETVDMAAMARFAFAFCAEESCGKCTPCRVGAVRGVETIDRIRRGEDRRQNLVLLDDLCDLMTDGSLCAMGGLTPLPVRSAVRHFGKDFGLYDAPQGT
- the fdhF gene encoding formate dehydrogenase subunit alpha gives rise to the protein MTLLKEPDFGTPARDGEPTVTLTIDGVGVAVPPGTSVMRAAKQAGLDIPKLCATDSLEAFGSCRLCIVEIDGARGTPASCTTPVAPGMVVRTQNEKLGKLRRGVMELYISDHPLDCLTCSANGDCELQDMAGVTGLREVRYGAGVDAGANHLDAPTDSSNPYFDFDASKCIACSRCVRACDEVQGTLALTIEGRGFDSKIAAGAGVSFMESDCVSCGACVQACPTATLQEKTVIQLGMPTRSVVTTCAYCGVGCSFKAELRGDELVRMVPYKDGGANEGHSCVKGRFAFGYASHPDRVLEPMVRAAITDPWRKVSWDEAIGFTARRLREIQTEYGQGSIGAITSSRTTNEEVYAVQKMVRAVFGNNNVDTCARVCHSPTGYGLKQTFGESAGTQDFKSVEKSDVILLIGANPTDGHPVFASRMKKRLRQGAKLIVIDPRRIDLVRSPHIEAAHHLQLAPGTNVAVVNAIAHVVVTEGLVDRAFVEQRCEDFGQWETFIAQPEHSPEAVASITGVDAGELRAAARLFATGGNGAIYYGLGVTEHSQGSTTVMGMANLAMATGNIGRRGVGVNPLRGQNNVQGSCDMGSFPHELPGYRHVSDDGARDVYEQLWGTPILNEPGLRIPNMFDSAIDGSFKALFVQGEDIAQSDPNTAHVFAALGALDLLVVQDLFENETAKWAHVLLPGTSFLEKDGTFTNAERRINRVRPVMAPQTGKQEWQIVCEIAQAMGYPMHYDSAAQIMDEIALTTPTFRGVSFQHLDAVGSVQWPCNLEHPDGTPIMHEDEFTRGKGRFMETVYVPTTERSTRKYPLILTTGRILSQYNVGAQTRRTANVAWHPEDILELHPHDAEVRGIEDGSMVALSSRVGRTSLRARLSERMPVGVCYTTFHHPVTGANVITTNNSDWATNCPEYKVTAVQVDLLVETVATDEVLEAVPAP